In one window of Candidatus Dependentiae bacterium DNA:
- a CDS encoding queuosine precursor transporter, translating to MQKIMINELIFTIHVCAISISTLLFGKLGKSALIAYISLLFVVANIFVIKQITLFGWSVTSADAFIVGISFGINLLQEFYGKESARSAIWISFACSIFYMIISQCVLAYIPAQFDDSHAQFAHIMTYTIRITTASFAAYLITQFSDMQLYGYIKRITNGKYFVLRNYFALCTSQLIDTILFSFLGLYGIVDNVFHIIIVSYLIKIIAIAMTTPFLMMAKKVLCSPKA from the coding sequence ATGCAAAAAATTATGATAAATGAACTAATCTTTACCATCCATGTATGCGCAATCAGCATAAGCACGTTGCTGTTTGGCAAGCTGGGTAAATCAGCGCTCATCGCATATATTTCTCTGCTTTTTGTTGTCGCAAATATTTTTGTAATAAAACAGATTACTCTTTTTGGATGGTCTGTAACAAGCGCGGATGCTTTTATTGTCGGTATTAGTTTTGGCATAAATCTTTTACAAGAATTTTATGGCAAAGAGTCTGCTAGGAGTGCAATTTGGATAAGTTTTGCCTGTTCAATTTTTTATATGATTATTTCGCAATGCGTTCTAGCATACATCCCTGCGCAGTTTGATGATTCACACGCACAATTTGCACACATCATGACGTACACAATTCGCATTACGACGGCATCATTTGCAGCTTATTTGATTACTCAGTTTTCAGACATGCAGCTCTATGGATATATTAAAAGAATCACGAACGGAAAGTACTTTGTTTTAAGAAACTACTTTGCATTATGCACGTCTCAACTTATTGATACCATTTTATTTAGCTTTTTAGGGCTTTATGGAATCGTTGACAATGTTTTTCATATAATAATTGTAAGTTATCTTATAAAAATTATTGCCATTGCCATGACGACTCCATTTTTAATGATGGCTAAAAAAGTGTTATGCTCACCAAAGGCATAA